One genomic region from Magallana gigas chromosome 3, xbMagGiga1.1, whole genome shotgun sequence encodes:
- the LOC136273287 gene encoding paraneoplastic antigen Ma3 homolog, with amino-acid sequence MNKKELQNRVYELEQELLEAKISKAKVIEKHTFFAENRKLRTFSGRPKNDGDPSIDDWIDDLEIAFSARGRTDAQKVDLIYNHLEGQAKEEIKFRADIRHDPEAILECLRSAFGNPESIITLQQRFFERQQRESETIREYSYVLLELYQAVIKKDNTVFPDKERTLCERFVNGLHDKYMRKEAKRLFRRKFDKIDFYHLRDEMILLSEEEEFESTQVSPCETKKTSDRPQSVISDHPSLNTKSSNAPSTDDLLKIIQAQQKQIDSLTGYMKDSENKQQTMERHNTQTPIDRFTNPNESSTERRSNQYPMDRQAFNRSVYCYGCGRQGHIQKNCRATAYRNNGSENK; translated from the coding sequence atgaataaaaaggaaCTCCAAAATCGTGTTTATGAACTAGAACAAGAGTTACTTGAAGCAAAAATATCTAAGGCCAAAGTTATTGAGAAACATACATTTTTTGCGGAAAATCGTAAACTAAGAACATTTTCGGGTAGACCAAAGAATGATGGTGATCCCTCCATTGATGATTGGATAGACGATTTGGAAATAGCTTTTTCAGCCCGCGGAAGGACCGACGCACAGAAAGTTGATTTGATATATAATCATCTAGAAGGCCAAGCAAAGGAAGAAATAAAGTTTCGCGCCGATATTCGCCATGACCCCGAAGCGATATTGGAATGTCTACGGTCAGCGTTCGGAAACCCGGAAAGCATCATTACGCTTCAACAAAGATTCTTTGAACGTCAGCAGAGGGAAAGTGAAACGATTCGAGAATATTCATATGTTCTTTTAGAATTATACCAAGCAGTGATAAAGAAAGACAACACCGTTTTTCCCGACAAAGAAAGAACTTTGTGTGAGCGTTTTGTTAACGGACTTCATGACAAGTATATGCGGAAAGAAGCTAAACGTCTGTTCAGAAGAAAGTTTGACAAAATAGACTTTTATCATTTGCGGGATGAAATGATTTTACTCAGTGAGGAAGAAGAATTCGAATCGACTCAAGTTTCTCCATGTGAAACCAAGAAAACCTCAGACAGACCACAGTCAGTGATCAGCGATCATCCAAGTTTAAATACCAAATCGTCCAATGCGCCCAGTACAGACgaccttttaaaaatcattcaagCACAACAGAAACAGATTGATTCCCTGACCGGCTATATGAAAGATAGcgaaaacaaacaacaaactaTGGAACGCCATAACACTCAGACACCTATAGATCGTTTTACCAACCCCAACGAGTCATCTACGGAGCGCCGTTCCAATCAGTATCCTATGGATCGCCAGGCCTTTAATCGATCTGTGTATTGTTACGGTTGTGGAAGACAGGGCCATATCCAGAAGAACTGCCGCGCTACAGCGTACAGGAACAACGGTTCGGAAAACAAGTAG
- the LOC105321097 gene encoding probable aminopeptidase NPEPL1 produces the protein MPVKLVFGGKLTLSDPKDFPVVIVGQLPHLTSISFDDVKIKLSPRVDKETFDQAVGNLRPSPTDTCPLWLRNAIIAALPLKSSRHNTPSRAHSLSKLVKSCLTDQEEYVVIVCERKDAYALGCAVARILPLYSGKSGGASNYTLTVEFLLVGADKEIPLSKDDLHCMSASAHGIRLAAEIVDKPCSHMNTDDFVKEAEVVGRELQITPFIVRGEELKEKGFGGIYNVGRAAEHPPALIVLSHRPQGATKNIAWVGKGIVFDTGGLCIKARQGMCGMKRDCGGAAGILGAFYAAVKLGFTENLHAVFCVAENAVGPLATRTDDVYTHYSGRTVEVNNTDAEGRLVLADGVAYARKDLKADVVVDMATLTGAQGIATGKYHGSIVTNDENMELWCVKAGQNSADLVHPMPYSPELHFREFNSAIADAKNSVADRSNAQVSCAGLYIASNLGFDYPGVWLHIDMAAPVYNGERATGYGVALLATLFGQMSHNSLLKYVAPPVSIQEAMEVENEDSSKKIRRH, from the exons ATGCCTGTGAAGTTGGTGTTTGGGGGGAAGTTGACCCTGTCTGACCCCAAGGATTTCCCTGTGGTCATTGTTGGACAGCTGCCCCACTTGACCAGTATCTCTTTTGATGATGTGAAAATCAAGCTCTCTCCAAGGGTGGATAAAGAG ACATTTGACCAGGCAGTAGGTAACCTGAGGCCCTCACCCACAGACACCTGCCCTCTGTGGCTCAGAAATGCCATCATTGCTGCTCTACCATTAAAAAGCAGCAGACACAACACTCCATCTCGAGCCCATTCTCTGTCAAAACTGGTGAAAAGCTGCCTGACTGACCAGGAGGAATATGTTGTG ATTGTGTGTGAGAGGAAGGATGCCTATGCGTTGGGATGTGCTGTGGCCAGGATTCTGCCACTGTACTCAGGCAAGTCTGGGGGTGCCTCCAACTACACCCTGACAGTGGAGTTCCTGTTAGTGGGAGCGGACAAGGAGATCCCTCTGTCTAAGGACGATCTTCACTGTATGTCTGCCTCCGCTCATGGCATTCGACTCGCTGCAGAAATCGTAGACAAGCCCTGCTCTCACATGAATACAGATGATTTTGTCAAG gAGGCCGAGGTCGTAGGCAGAGAACTCCAGATTACACCTTTCATAGTTCGTGGAGAGGAACTAAAAGAGAAAGGATTTGGAG GTATCTACAATGTAGGACGGGCCGCCGAGCACCCCCCAGCTCTGATTGTCCTCAGCCACAGACCGCAGGGTGCCACCAAAAACATTGCCTGGGTCGGAAAGGGGATTGTGTTTGACACTGGTGGACTCTGCATCAAGGCCAGG caAGGTATGTGTGGAATGAAGCGTGATTGTGGAGGAGCAGCAGGAATTCTGGGAGCTTTTTACGCTGCCGTTAAACTG gGCTTTACAGAGAATTTGCATGCAGTGTTTTGTGTGGCGGAGAATGCAGTGGGCCCTCTGGCCACACGGACGGACGATGTTTACACTCACTACTCAGGGAG AACTGTGGAGGTCAACAATACAGACGCAGAGGGAAGACTTGTGCTGGCTGATGGG GTTGCTTATGCAAGAAAAGATTTGAAAGCTGATGTGGTGGTTGACATGGCAACTCTGACCGGTGCTCAAGGAATAGCAACTG GTAAATACCATGGCAGCATCGTGACCAATGATGAGAACATGGAGCTATGGTGCGTGAAGGCGGGGCAGAACTCAGCGGACCTGGTCCACCCCATGCCCTACTCTCCCGAACTCCACTTCAGAGAATTCAACAGTGCAATAGCCGACGCCAAAAACTCTGTAGCA GACAGAAGCAATGCCCAAGTCTCCTGCGCTGGTCTCTACATTGCCTCCAACCTCGGCTTCGACTATCCCGGGGTGTGGCTTCACATAGATATGGCGGCCCCTGTATACAAT GGAGAACGAGCCACAGGGTATGGAGTAGCCCTTCTAGCCACTCTGTTCGGTCAGATGTCCCACAATTCCCTGCTGAAGTATGTGGCGCCCCCTGTGTCTATACAGGAAGCCATGGAGGTAGAGAACGAGGACTCGTCCAAGAAGATTCGACGCCACTAG